In a genomic window of Corvus hawaiiensis isolate bCorHaw1 chromosome Z, bCorHaw1.pri.cur, whole genome shotgun sequence:
- the FKTN gene encoding ribitol-5-phosphate transferase FKTN, translating into MQKINRNVVLALLSLTSLVFLLFQLYYYKFYLSQKNGAAFSKVRGSQSGQDSTRWHVVRKFLGLISSHNIPVYLIDPLILGLVDKDIEQIRSSPDGLSPECKYFCAPRDFTTFALLDKTWKHEVGLFRTAEKMGFQWLKIINKDPRLDGMDDLSGVEIPLHYIFKLASHAIHLVVFYERSGNFLWHGPLRLKKHMDRKFVPFRKLHFGRYPGAYEKPELLLVSIDDLKVQIPKNPSSFLEEMSHSRFLECRYREARAFFQLYPDDASLDAVEFRKKAKSLLHLAALTLNNLGVKFWLSSGTCLGWYRQCNVIPHSKDVDLGIFIRDYKADIIPAFQKAGLPLKHKFGKVEDSLELSFQGEDDVKLDIFFFYEEDDHIWNGGTQAKSGKKFKYLFPKFTLCWTEFVELKVHVPCETLQYVEANYGPEWKVPVKMWDWKSSPSNVQDNGVWPVDEWDDVIQIY; encoded by the exons aATGGAGCAGCTTTTTCCAAAGTCAGAGGAAGCCAGTCAGGCCAAGACAGCACTCGATGG CATGTGGTTAGGAAGTTCCTAGGATTAATATCCAGTCACAATATTCCAGTGTATTTGATCGATCCTTTGATTTTGGGACTGGTTGATAAAGACATTGAGCAGATCAGAAGCTCTCCTGATGGCCTCAGCCCGGAATGCAAGTACTTCTGTGCTCCAAGAGACTTCACTACGTTTGCACTGCTGGACAAAACATGGAAACATGAA GTGGGCCTTTTTAGAACTGCTGAGAAGATGGGGTTCCAGTGGCTAAAGATCATAAACAAGGACCCCCGCCTGGATGGGATGGATGACCTGTCTGGGGTGGAAATTCCCTTGCACTACATATTCAAACTGGCATCCCATGCCATTCACCTGGTGGTCTTCTATGAGAGGAGTGGCAATTTCCTCTGGCACGGACCCCTGAGACTCAAGAAACACATGGACAGAAAGTTTGTGCCTTTCCGGAAACTCCACTTTGGTCGCTACCCTGGAGCGTACGAAAA gCCAGAACTTCTGCTTGTTTCCATTGATGACTTAAAAGTTCAAATTCCAAAAAATCCGTCCAGTTTTCTAGAGGAGATGTCCCACTCTAGATTTCTTGAATGTAGGTACAGAGAAGCTCGGGCTTTCTTTCAG CTCTATCCTGATGATGCCTCTCTTGATGCAGTGGAATtcaggaaaaaggcaaaatcctTGCTTCATCTGGCTGCCCTGACACTGAATAACTTGGGAGTAAAGTTCTGGCTGAGCAGTGGAACGTGTCTCG gcTGGTATAGACAGTGCAATGTCATTCCTCACAGCAAAGATGTGGATTTGGGAATCTTTATAAGGGACTACAAAGCAGATATCATTCCAGCCTTCCAGAAAGCTGGGTTGCCACTGAAGCACAAATTTGGCAAG GTGGAAGACAGCTTGGAACTCTCCTTTCAGGGAGAAGATGATGTGAaacttgatatttttttcttctatgaaGAGGATGACCACATATGGAATGGAGGAACTCAGGCCAAGTCGGGCAAGAAATTTAA GTATCTCTTTCCCAAGTTTACTCTGTGCTGGACTGAATTTGTGGAGCTCAAGGTCCATGTGCCCTGTGAAACCCTGCAGTATGTGGAGGCCAACTACGGCCCAGAGTGGAAGGTGCCGGTGAAGATGTGGGACTGGAAGAGTTCACCCTCCAACGTGCAGGACAATGGAGTCTGGCCTGTTGATGAGTGGGATGATGTCATCCAAATCTACTGA